Proteins encoded within one genomic window of Mycolicibacterium monacense:
- a CDS encoding SIS domain-containing protein, with the protein MTALAGEVLAREADAVSALAGTVEGGVVAVARRLLDVTGKVVTTGSGTSGIMAERLAHLLSVCGTPAVYLPAMDALHGGMGAVTAHDLVLAISKTGRSAELTRLTERLVDRGVDVVAITEDAKSPFALAATQVQALPRTPGDADPGGMIALASTLVVGAWGDALAVVSMTLRGRTLHDVVHSHPAGGVGARGHRPGDESAPVVRT; encoded by the coding sequence TTGACGGCCCTCGCAGGCGAGGTGCTCGCTCGCGAAGCCGACGCGGTGTCCGCACTCGCCGGAACCGTCGAGGGCGGTGTCGTCGCGGTCGCCCGCCGACTGCTCGACGTGACCGGCAAGGTGGTCACCACCGGCTCCGGGACGTCCGGGATCATGGCCGAACGCCTGGCCCATCTGCTGTCGGTCTGCGGCACTCCGGCGGTCTACCTGCCCGCGATGGACGCCCTGCATGGCGGCATGGGGGCGGTGACCGCGCACGACCTGGTGCTCGCGATCTCGAAAACCGGGCGGTCGGCCGAATTGACCAGGCTCACCGAACGTCTGGTGGACCGCGGCGTCGACGTCGTCGCGATCACCGAGGATGCCAAGAGCCCGTTCGCGCTGGCCGCCACCCAGGTGCAGGCGTTGCCCCGCACCCCGGGTGACGCCGACCCGGGCGGCATGATCGCGCTGGCCAGCACGCTGGTGGTGGGCGCGTGGGGTGATGCGCTCGCGGTCGTGTCGATGACCCTGCGAGGGCGCACCCTGCACGACGTCGTGCACAGCCACCCCGCGGGCGGAGTCGGCGCGCGCGGGCATCGCCCGGGTGACGAATCGGCACCGGTGGTGCGGACATGA
- a CDS encoding SDR family NAD(P)-dependent oxidoreductase, which yields MTQKNPFDLTGRTALVTGGNQGLGRAFAFGLAQAGATVAISGRSAERNAKVVEEAAAEGFALHPITADITRQDDVDRMTAEAISALGHLDILVNNAGTCYHAESWDVTEEQWDSVFDLNVKALWACSLAAGAHMRERGSGSIVNIGSMSGLIVNRPQMQPAYNASKAAVHHLTKSLAAEWGPLGIRVNALAPGYCKTEMAPVDKPEFKQHWIDDTPMLRYAMPEEIAPSVVFLASDAASFITGSVLVADGGYTAW from the coding sequence ATGACGCAGAAGAACCCCTTTGACCTGACCGGCCGCACCGCACTGGTGACCGGCGGCAACCAGGGCCTCGGCCGGGCCTTCGCCTTCGGGCTGGCCCAGGCCGGCGCGACGGTGGCCATCTCCGGTCGCAGTGCCGAGCGCAACGCCAAGGTCGTGGAAGAGGCCGCCGCGGAAGGCTTCGCGCTGCACCCGATCACCGCCGACATCACCCGCCAGGACGACGTCGACCGGATGACCGCCGAGGCGATCTCGGCGCTCGGCCACCTCGACATCCTGGTCAACAACGCGGGCACCTGCTACCACGCCGAATCGTGGGACGTCACCGAGGAACAGTGGGATTCGGTGTTCGACCTCAACGTCAAGGCGCTGTGGGCATGTTCGCTGGCCGCGGGCGCGCACATGCGCGAACGCGGTAGCGGTTCCATCGTCAACATCGGGTCGATGTCCGGGTTGATCGTCAACCGACCCCAGATGCAGCCCGCCTACAACGCATCCAAGGCCGCGGTGCACCACCTCACGAAATCGCTTGCCGCCGAATGGGGTCCGTTGGGCATCCGGGTCAACGCCCTGGCGCCGGGATACTGCAAGACCGAGATGGCACCTGTCGACAAGCCGGAGTTCAAACAGCACTGGATCGACGACACCCCGATGCTGCGCTATGCGATGCCGGAGGAGATCGCACCCAGCGTCGTGTTCCTTGCCAGCGACGCCGCCTCGTTCATCACCGGTTCGGTGCTGGTCGCCGACGGTGGGTACACGGCGTGGTGA
- the xylB gene encoding xylulokinase, with the protein MTAVLGVDSSTQSCKVEIRDLTTGELLGCGSAPHPPAFPPCSEQHPLDWVSAFVAATRTALADCARPPAVCAISVAAQCHGLVLLDDHGNPLRAAKLWNDTTGAPALRALADRIGVPSWIRRTGSAPTAAFTIAKLAWVAEHEPEVLDRASTILLPHDYLTYWLTGRPVTDRSEASGTGYFDVETGQWITEYLDLAGGARDWPSMLPTVLAPCEPAGALRPAAAEILGLDGDVVVAPGGGDQHAAYLGLGLRDGDQYIGIGTSGVVATSSRTPVFDPRGMVDGVADLTGGYLPLVSTLNAARVSDVAARLLGTDLVDLADLALSAGETQGPVLVPFLDGERKPDRPDARGAFADLTSHTTRAELARAFVEGPLLSLMSARDSLRACGVDVGGAATAVGGGARSPATLQLLADLLDDEVTVLDTDEATARGACVQAAAVATGRDVAGLVDVAKQWQPAVRHRVSPRHTGRDLDALRARWAQLAASPLLENGIRP; encoded by the coding sequence ATGACCGCCGTCCTGGGTGTCGACTCCTCGACGCAGTCGTGCAAGGTGGAGATCCGCGATCTGACCACCGGAGAGCTCCTGGGGTGCGGTTCGGCCCCGCACCCGCCGGCGTTTCCGCCGTGCAGCGAACAGCATCCGCTCGACTGGGTGTCGGCGTTCGTCGCCGCAACCCGGACCGCACTGGCCGACTGCGCCCGCCCACCCGCCGTATGCGCGATCTCCGTCGCCGCGCAGTGTCACGGTCTGGTACTGCTCGACGATCACGGCAACCCCCTGCGCGCCGCCAAGTTGTGGAACGACACCACCGGCGCCCCCGCACTGCGCGCGCTGGCCGACCGCATCGGTGTACCGTCCTGGATCCGCCGGACCGGGTCCGCACCGACCGCCGCATTCACCATCGCCAAACTCGCGTGGGTCGCCGAACACGAACCCGAGGTGCTCGACCGGGCGTCGACGATCCTGCTCCCGCACGACTACCTGACCTACTGGCTGACGGGGCGGCCGGTCACCGACCGCTCCGAGGCGTCGGGCACCGGGTACTTCGATGTCGAAACCGGACAGTGGATCACCGAATACCTCGACTTGGCCGGTGGTGCCCGCGACTGGCCGTCGATGCTGCCGACGGTGCTCGCGCCGTGTGAGCCCGCCGGGGCTCTGCGGCCGGCCGCGGCGGAGATCCTCGGTCTCGACGGTGACGTGGTCGTCGCACCCGGCGGCGGTGACCAGCACGCCGCCTACCTCGGTCTCGGTCTGCGCGACGGCGACCAGTACATCGGCATCGGCACGTCCGGTGTGGTCGCAACCTCCTCGCGCACACCGGTTTTCGACCCGCGCGGCATGGTCGACGGGGTCGCGGACCTGACCGGGGGCTACCTGCCGCTGGTGAGCACGCTCAACGCGGCACGGGTGTCCGATGTCGCCGCCCGACTCCTGGGCACCGATCTGGTCGACCTGGCCGACCTGGCGCTCAGTGCCGGGGAGACGCAGGGGCCCGTGCTGGTGCCGTTCCTCGACGGTGAGCGCAAACCCGACCGGCCCGACGCCCGCGGCGCGTTCGCCGACCTCACTTCCCACACCACCCGCGCAGAACTGGCGCGAGCATTCGTGGAGGGGCCACTGCTGTCGCTGATGAGCGCACGCGACAGCCTGCGCGCGTGTGGCGTCGACGTCGGCGGCGCCGCCACCGCGGTCGGCGGCGGCGCCCGCTCACCGGCCACGCTGCAGTTGCTCGCCGATCTGCTCGACGACGAGGTCACCGTGCTCGACACCGATGAGGCGACCGCGCGCGGGGCCTGTGTGCAGGCCGCCGCCGTCGCCACCGGACGCGACGTCGCCGGGTTGGTCGACGTGGCCAAACAATGGCAACCCGCGGTGCGGCACCGGGTTTCGCCGCGACACACCGGACGCGACCTGGACGCCCTGCGGGCGCGGTGGGCGCAACTGGCGGCGTCACCCCTGCTGGAGAACGGAATCCGGCCGTGA
- a CDS encoding beta/alpha barrel domain-containing protein gives MNAAALLAPWHREFPGRLAGSVYAVPPAARASAARAMYEAGLGVHVDMMAEGEGLPAGVGLRELEEIACAVPSGFDVHLIGSPAFVDAALPRVLTYAPAKVFLPWAAFSEERSAAIRAAGGSAWVALWQEWDALSEPEPRWPAAPDGVLVMLIEPGTRDRCRVERLAIVAACAAGLPVIVDGGVTEDVAPLCVTAGAEAMVVGRALLAGTAYREGA, from the coding sequence GTGAACGCCGCCGCGCTGCTGGCGCCGTGGCACCGGGAGTTCCCCGGCCGCCTCGCCGGATCCGTGTACGCGGTGCCGCCCGCCGCGCGCGCTTCGGCGGCCAGGGCCATGTACGAGGCCGGACTCGGCGTCCACGTCGACATGATGGCCGAGGGCGAAGGTCTGCCCGCAGGCGTCGGATTGAGGGAACTCGAGGAGATCGCCTGCGCGGTCCCGTCCGGATTCGACGTCCACCTGATCGGCTCGCCCGCCTTCGTCGACGCCGCACTGCCGCGGGTCCTCACGTATGCGCCGGCGAAGGTCTTCCTGCCGTGGGCGGCGTTCAGCGAGGAGCGTTCGGCCGCGATCCGCGCCGCAGGAGGATCGGCCTGGGTGGCGCTGTGGCAGGAGTGGGACGCACTGAGCGAGCCCGAACCGCGCTGGCCCGCCGCGCCCGACGGGGTGCTGGTGATGCTCATCGAACCGGGCACCCGTGACCGGTGCCGCGTCGAGCGACTGGCGATCGTGGCCGCCTGTGCGGCCGGGCTTCCCGTGATCGTCGACGGCGGGGTCACCGAAGACGTTGCGCCGCTGTGTGTCACGGCCGGCGCCGAAGCGATGGTGGTCGGACGGGCGTTGCTCGCCGGCACCGCGTACCGAGAGGGAGCATGA
- a CDS encoding sugar ABC transporter ATP-binding protein has protein sequence MAQALLECTDIEKSFHGVPVLKGITLNLQPGTVTALAGENGAGKSTLMKIISGQYTADHGTVTVKGNELASGNTKDAVKHGVAIVPQELASIEDMTVYENLFVGRELTVGPFLNRRAMIAEAGDALAVFGVSIPPTARMGSLPVGLRQIVEIVKAARTGAQVVMLDEPTSAISEREVEGLYSIVRRLREQGVAMVYTTHKMAEIRAIADRVVVLRDGGLILDETIDKVSDDDIVTAMIGRELEALFPERPKPTDETVLEVKGLQVEGASEPVSFTVRAGEIVGLAGLVGAGRTELLEAVFGARHSTAGEILVRGKLVKRNAPAAAIAEGMAMVPEDRKLSGVVLSMSVLDNGSLPRLSAFSVAGWLRAKARTTAVSDVMKSVRLRSRNLSQEVGTLSGGNQQKVVLARWLTGKVNVLLLDEPTRGVDVGARSEIYRIITEFAGQGMAVLMASSDMPEVVGLSHRAFVMRDGAVVGELDRDALDHPEVQESVFRLATALEARPDSMPTNQEAAS, from the coding sequence ATGGCACAGGCACTACTCGAATGCACTGACATCGAGAAGAGTTTCCACGGGGTGCCGGTCCTCAAGGGGATCACCCTGAACCTGCAGCCGGGCACGGTGACCGCGCTGGCGGGTGAGAACGGCGCAGGCAAGTCGACGCTGATGAAGATCATCAGCGGTCAGTACACCGCCGACCATGGCACCGTCACCGTCAAGGGCAACGAGCTCGCCTCGGGGAACACCAAGGACGCCGTCAAGCACGGGGTCGCCATCGTGCCGCAGGAGCTGGCCTCGATCGAGGACATGACCGTCTACGAAAACCTCTTCGTGGGACGCGAACTCACCGTCGGCCCGTTCCTGAACCGCCGGGCCATGATCGCCGAGGCGGGCGATGCGCTCGCCGTTTTCGGCGTGAGCATCCCGCCGACCGCGCGGATGGGAAGCCTGCCCGTCGGCCTGCGCCAGATCGTCGAGATCGTCAAGGCGGCCCGCACCGGCGCCCAGGTGGTGATGCTCGACGAACCGACCTCGGCGATCTCCGAGCGTGAGGTCGAGGGTCTGTACTCGATCGTGCGGCGACTGCGCGAGCAGGGCGTTGCGATGGTGTACACCACCCACAAGATGGCCGAGATCCGCGCCATCGCCGATCGGGTCGTGGTGCTGCGTGACGGCGGGCTGATCCTGGACGAAACGATCGACAAGGTCTCCGACGACGACATCGTGACCGCCATGATCGGCCGCGAGCTCGAGGCGCTGTTCCCCGAACGTCCGAAGCCCACCGACGAGACCGTGCTCGAGGTCAAGGGTCTGCAGGTCGAGGGTGCCTCCGAACCGGTGTCGTTCACCGTCCGGGCCGGTGAGATCGTCGGGTTGGCCGGCCTGGTCGGTGCGGGACGTACCGAGCTGCTGGAGGCCGTCTTCGGGGCCCGGCACAGCACCGCGGGCGAGATCCTCGTCCGCGGCAAGCTCGTCAAGCGCAACGCTCCGGCCGCCGCCATCGCCGAAGGCATGGCCATGGTGCCCGAGGACCGCAAGCTCTCCGGAGTGGTCCTGTCGATGAGCGTGCTGGACAACGGTTCCCTGCCCCGGCTCTCGGCGTTCTCCGTCGCCGGCTGGCTGCGCGCCAAGGCGCGCACCACGGCGGTGTCGGACGTGATGAAGTCGGTGCGGTTGCGCAGCCGGAACCTGTCCCAGGAGGTCGGCACGCTCTCCGGCGGCAACCAGCAGAAGGTCGTGCTGGCCCGCTGGCTCACCGGCAAGGTCAACGTGCTGCTGCTCGACGAGCCCACCCGCGGCGTCGACGTCGGCGCCCGCAGCGAGATCTACCGCATCATCACCGAATTCGCAGGGCAGGGCATGGCTGTGCTGATGGCGTCCTCGGACATGCCCGAAGTCGTCGGTCTCTCGCACCGGGCGTTCGTCATGCGCGACGGCGCCGTGGTGGGAGAACTCGACCGCGACGCCCTCGACCATCCGGAGGTCCAGGAGTCGGTGTTCCGGCTGGCGACCGCGCTGGAGGCCAGACCCGATTCAATGCCCACGAACCAGGAGGCAGCATCTTGA
- a CDS encoding NAD(P)-dependent alcohol dehydrogenase → MTETVDGTMRASVMTGVGTLRIEERPVPSPGPHEVLVEVAAVGVCGSDVHYYRHGRIGDFVVEEPMILGHELSGRIAAVGEGVDPGRVGERVAVEPQHPCRRCKQCKAGRYNLCPEMKFYATPPIDGAFCRYVVIDDDFAHPVPESMSDDAAALLEPLSVAIATMRKAGVVPGSTILIAGAGPIGVICAQAARAFGAARIVVTDLVPSRREMALKFGATEVLDPAAVDVSAIEPVDAFVDATGVPAAVVSGIKAVGPAGRVVLVGMGADEYALPVSHIANLEITVTGVFRYTDTWPAAIHLVNSGAVDLDAMVTGRYDLEHVADALDSDTDPASLKSIVNP, encoded by the coding sequence ATGACAGAGACCGTTGACGGCACCATGCGTGCCAGCGTGATGACCGGGGTCGGCACGCTGCGGATCGAGGAGCGGCCGGTGCCGTCTCCCGGACCGCACGAGGTGCTCGTCGAGGTGGCCGCGGTCGGGGTGTGCGGTTCGGATGTGCACTACTACCGTCACGGCCGGATCGGCGATTTCGTCGTCGAGGAGCCGATGATCCTCGGCCACGAACTATCCGGGCGGATCGCCGCCGTCGGTGAGGGCGTCGATCCCGGACGAGTGGGTGAGCGCGTCGCCGTCGAACCACAGCATCCCTGCCGTCGCTGCAAGCAGTGCAAGGCCGGCCGGTACAACCTGTGCCCCGAGATGAAGTTCTACGCCACCCCACCGATCGACGGCGCGTTCTGCCGTTACGTCGTCATCGACGACGACTTCGCCCATCCGGTGCCCGAGTCCATGTCCGATGACGCCGCCGCGCTGCTCGAACCGCTCTCGGTGGCGATCGCCACGATGCGGAAAGCGGGAGTGGTCCCCGGATCCACCATCCTGATCGCCGGCGCCGGTCCCATCGGCGTCATCTGCGCGCAGGCCGCCCGAGCCTTCGGTGCCGCCCGCATCGTCGTCACCGACCTGGTTCCGTCGCGCCGGGAGATGGCGCTGAAGTTCGGCGCCACGGAGGTGCTGGATCCGGCCGCCGTGGACGTCTCGGCGATCGAACCCGTCGACGCGTTCGTCGACGCCACCGGCGTACCCGCGGCGGTGGTCAGCGGTATCAAGGCCGTCGGCCCGGCGGGCAGGGTGGTGCTGGTCGGGATGGGTGCCGATGAGTACGCGCTGCCGGTCAGCCACATCGCGAACCTCGAGATCACCGTCACCGGCGTGTTTCGGTACACCGACACCTGGCCCGCCGCAATACATCTCGTGAACTCCGGCGCGGTGGATCTCGACGCGATGGTGACGGGCCGCTACGACCTCGAACACGTGGCCGACGCCCTCGACAGCGACACCGACCCTGCCAGCCTCAAGTCGATTGTGAACCCCTGA
- a CDS encoding zinc-dependent alcohol dehydrogenase, with translation MVTPTPNRRVVVSSLDDVVVETETADTPRPGEVRVGTSLVGICGSDLHAACGRHPFIDLPYRPGHEAVGVVDAVGAGVDESWLGTRVTIEPNLACGHCTQCRAGRYNICRELLVFGCQTAGALADSFTIPVDRVVALPDELDDRHAILIEPLATPVHTVRRAAGLVGDLRDRAVVVIGAGPIGLFTLLAARHAGARVVVADLLESKRARAERLGAVGSFDPTGDDAVATAQRLLGGPAAVVVDCVSRESTVALAVDLVDKGGAVMIVGVAEGSTPVPLGLIQDRELALVGNLMYVREDFTAAMDLLASGIVPVDEIISADFDLDHAAQAFSASADPENVKVLVTVGS, from the coding sequence GTGGTGACGCCGACACCGAACCGCCGGGTGGTGGTGTCCTCGCTCGACGACGTGGTCGTCGAGACCGAGACCGCCGACACCCCGCGGCCCGGTGAGGTGCGGGTCGGCACGTCGCTGGTCGGCATCTGCGGCTCGGATCTGCACGCCGCGTGCGGCAGACACCCGTTCATCGACCTGCCCTACCGCCCCGGGCACGAGGCGGTGGGCGTGGTCGACGCCGTCGGGGCCGGCGTGGACGAATCCTGGCTCGGTACACGGGTGACCATCGAACCGAACCTCGCCTGCGGGCACTGCACCCAGTGCCGCGCCGGCCGCTACAACATCTGCCGGGAACTGCTGGTGTTCGGCTGCCAGACCGCAGGGGCGCTCGCCGACTCGTTCACGATCCCGGTCGACCGCGTCGTCGCCCTGCCCGACGAACTCGACGACCGGCACGCGATCCTGATCGAACCGCTCGCCACCCCGGTGCACACCGTGCGGCGGGCGGCCGGACTCGTCGGAGACCTTCGCGACCGCGCCGTCGTGGTGATCGGCGCCGGACCCATCGGGCTGTTCACGCTGCTGGCCGCCCGGCACGCCGGGGCCAGGGTGGTGGTGGCCGATCTGCTGGAGTCCAAGCGGGCGCGGGCCGAACGTCTCGGCGCCGTCGGCAGTTTCGACCCCACCGGCGACGATGCGGTCGCCACGGCCCAGCGGCTGCTCGGCGGGCCTGCCGCCGTGGTCGTCGACTGTGTGTCGCGCGAGAGCACGGTGGCGCTGGCGGTGGATCTCGTCGACAAGGGCGGTGCGGTCATGATCGTCGGTGTCGCCGAAGGGTCCACACCGGTGCCGCTCGGACTGATCCAGGACCGCGAACTCGCCCTGGTCGGCAACCTGATGTACGTGCGGGAGGACTTCACCGCCGCGATGGACCTGCTGGCCTCCGGCATCGTGCCGGTCGACGAGATCATCAGCGCCGACTTCGATCTCGACCACGCGGCGCAGGCTTTCAGCGCCTCGGCTGATCCGGAGAACGTCAAGGTGCTCGTGACGGTTGGGAGTTGA
- a CDS encoding substrate-binding domain-containing protein — MKLGTKTFAIASAAALGLGLTACGAGDTAANGDSTRIGVTVYDMSSFITAGKEGMEAYAKDNNIELVWNSANLDVSTQASQVDSMINQGVDAIIVVPVQADSLGPQVASAKAKGIPLVPVNAALNSPDVAASVQPDDVAAGEQEMQMMADRLGGRGNIVILQGPLGQSGEIDRTKGINNVLSRYPDIKVLAIDTANWKRDEAVNKMKNWISGFGPQINGVVAENDDMGLGALQALKEAGRTDVPIVGIDGIEDGLNAVKSGEFIGTSLQNGTVELSAGLAVANKLAKGEQVDTKPVYVMPAITKDNVDVAIEHVVTGRQQFLDGLTDLTDKNLETGDIAYEGIPGQKQP; from the coding sequence ATGAAACTGGGGACAAAGACGTTCGCCATCGCCTCCGCGGCTGCGCTGGGCCTCGGCCTGACCGCCTGCGGGGCAGGTGACACCGCCGCCAACGGCGACAGCACCCGCATCGGCGTCACGGTGTACGACATGAGCTCGTTCATCACCGCAGGCAAAGAGGGCATGGAGGCCTACGCTAAGGACAACAACATCGAGCTGGTCTGGAACTCGGCCAATCTCGACGTGTCCACGCAGGCCAGCCAGGTCGACTCGATGATCAACCAGGGTGTCGACGCGATCATCGTCGTTCCGGTGCAGGCGGATTCGCTCGGACCCCAGGTCGCCTCGGCCAAGGCCAAGGGGATTCCGCTGGTGCCGGTCAACGCCGCGCTCAACAGCCCCGACGTGGCCGCCAGCGTGCAGCCCGACGACGTGGCGGCCGGTGAGCAGGAGATGCAGATGATGGCCGACCGCCTCGGCGGCCGCGGCAACATCGTGATCCTGCAGGGTCCGCTCGGGCAATCGGGCGAGATCGACCGCACCAAGGGCATCAACAACGTGCTGTCCCGCTACCCCGACATCAAGGTGCTGGCCATCGACACCGCGAACTGGAAGCGCGACGAGGCCGTCAACAAGATGAAGAACTGGATCTCCGGCTTCGGCCCGCAGATCAACGGCGTGGTCGCCGAGAACGACGACATGGGCCTGGGTGCGCTGCAGGCGCTCAAGGAAGCCGGCCGCACCGACGTCCCGATCGTCGGCATCGACGGGATCGAGGACGGCCTCAACGCCGTCAAGAGCGGTGAATTCATCGGCACCTCACTGCAGAACGGCACCGTCGAACTGTCCGCCGGCCTGGCCGTCGCCAACAAGCTCGCCAAGGGTGAACAGGTCGACACCAAGCCGGTGTACGTCATGCCCGCCATCACCAAGGACAACGTCGACGTCGCGATCGAGCATGTCGTGACCGGGCGGCAGCAGTTCCTCGACGGCCTGACCGACCTGACCGACAAGAACCTCGAGACCGGTGACATCGCCTACGAGGGCATCCCCGGTCAGAAGCAACCGTGA
- a CDS encoding sugar-binding transcriptional regulator: MGPDELFQRAVIARRYYLEGRTRIQIAEEFGLSRFKVARMLDEALESGMVEIKIHNPGAVDVDLSTELQRRYGLEHAYAVACDTSTAADRIEAVAKAMAELLQSILRNGDVVGVDCGRTLTHIAAHLTSLPPCDVVQLTGMAGAITSNGADLVRRISEISGGRSWPMYVPLVVPDARTAESLSGNQQLQETVARHRDVSCAIISVGAWSPGASQVYQSLTPEEIGALDAAGVCAETCALLLDADGNRVPGLDERRMGIAEDTLRSIPTRIALATGPEKIDATRAVLRSGLVSSLVTDIDVAAAVLN; encoded by the coding sequence ATGGGACCGGACGAGCTGTTCCAGCGGGCGGTGATCGCGCGCCGCTACTACCTCGAGGGGCGGACGAGGATCCAGATCGCCGAGGAGTTCGGACTCTCCCGGTTCAAGGTCGCGCGAATGCTCGACGAGGCCCTCGAATCCGGGATGGTGGAGATCAAGATCCACAACCCCGGCGCGGTCGACGTCGACCTGTCCACCGAACTGCAGCGCCGCTACGGCCTCGAACACGCCTACGCCGTCGCGTGCGACACCTCCACCGCAGCCGACCGCATCGAAGCCGTGGCCAAGGCGATGGCCGAGTTGCTGCAGTCGATCCTGCGGAACGGCGACGTGGTGGGGGTCGACTGCGGGCGCACGCTCACCCACATCGCCGCGCACCTGACGTCGTTGCCGCCGTGCGATGTCGTCCAACTCACCGGGATGGCCGGCGCGATCACCTCGAACGGGGCCGACCTGGTCCGCCGGATCAGCGAGATCAGCGGGGGCCGCTCCTGGCCGATGTACGTGCCGCTCGTGGTGCCCGATGCGCGCACCGCCGAAAGCCTCAGCGGCAACCAGCAATTGCAGGAGACGGTGGCCCGGCACCGTGACGTCAGTTGCGCCATCATCTCCGTGGGCGCCTGGAGTCCCGGCGCCTCACAGGTGTACCAGTCGCTGACGCCCGAGGAGATCGGGGCACTCGACGCCGCCGGTGTCTGCGCCGAGACGTGCGCCCTGCTGCTCGACGCCGACGGCAACCGCGTCCCCGGCCTCGACGAGCGGCGGATGGGGATCGCCGAGGACACCCTGCGGTCCATCCCGACGAGGATCGCGCTCGCGACCGGCCCCGAGAAGATCGACGCGACCCGTGCGGTCCTGCGGTCCGGGCTGGTCTCGTCTCTGGTCACCGACATCGACGTGGCCGCCGCGGTACTGAACTGA
- a CDS encoding ABC transporter permease, which translates to MSTKEDIAPESGGAVVASPITGEPVKLFSREWLGAMALRYAMFIILLMVIFYFSYRSARFSTVENLITILVAAAPFALIALGQTLVILTGGIDLSVGSVIAVSAMAGAATAKANPGQVWMTVLVAMGVGLIVGSLNGIMVSRLNVPPFIATLGTLTAGSGAAYVIGGGAPINGLPAEFGSIANTKILGLQIPVLLMIIGIIALAVIMKRTTYGMRVYAVGGNRNAAEIAGINAKNVLFSVYAFSGLLAGLSGVMLASRVISGPPNLGQGYELDAIAAVVIGGASLMGGRGTIWGTALGLLMIQTLNNGLDILVVPAYWQDVIKGVLIVSAVAIDVWSSKRRT; encoded by the coding sequence TTGAGCACCAAGGAAGACATCGCACCGGAATCCGGAGGCGCCGTCGTGGCGTCGCCGATCACCGGTGAACCAGTGAAGCTGTTCTCCCGGGAATGGCTGGGCGCCATGGCATTGCGCTACGCCATGTTCATCATCCTGCTGATGGTGATCTTCTACTTCAGCTACCGCAGCGCCCGGTTCTCCACCGTCGAGAACCTGATCACCATCCTGGTCGCGGCAGCGCCGTTCGCGCTGATCGCACTCGGCCAGACACTGGTGATCCTCACCGGTGGTATCGACCTCTCGGTGGGCAGCGTCATCGCCGTCTCGGCCATGGCCGGTGCGGCCACCGCCAAGGCCAACCCCGGCCAGGTCTGGATGACCGTGCTGGTGGCGATGGGGGTCGGCCTCATCGTGGGCTCGCTCAACGGGATCATGGTGTCGCGCCTCAACGTTCCGCCGTTCATCGCGACGTTGGGCACCCTGACCGCCGGCTCGGGTGCGGCGTACGTCATCGGCGGGGGCGCGCCGATCAACGGTCTGCCCGCGGAGTTCGGCTCGATCGCCAACACCAAGATCCTGGGCCTGCAGATCCCGGTGCTCCTGATGATCATCGGCATCATCGCGCTGGCCGTCATCATGAAGCGCACCACCTACGGCATGCGCGTCTACGCCGTCGGTGGCAACCGGAACGCCGCCGAGATCGCGGGTATCAACGCCAAGAACGTGCTGTTCAGCGTGTACGCGTTCTCCGGTCTGCTCGCCGGCCTGTCCGGCGTCATGCTGGCCTCCCGAGTGATCTCCGGACCGCCCAACCTCGGCCAGGGTTACGAACTGGACGCCATCGCGGCCGTCGTCATCGGTGGCGCCAGCCTGATGGGAGGGCGAGGCACCATCTGGGGAACCGCGTTGGGCCTGTTGATGATCCAGACGCTGAACAACGGCCTGGACATCCTGGTGGTGCCCGCGTACTGGCAGGACGTCATCAAGGGTGTGCTCATCGTCTCCGCCGTCGCCATCGACGTGTGGTCCTCGAAACGGCGAACCTGA